The Burkholderiales bacterium JOSHI_001 genomic sequence TAGCGCCGCCTGGGCCCGCCCATGCCTGCCGAAGCGGGCGCATTCCTCACATGCGGAAGACCTGGTTGTTCTCGATGCGCACCCGGTCGCCCACACGCAGGTCGCCGGATTGCGACAGGTTGAACTGGCGTTCGCCACCCTGCTCCAGTTGCACCCGCACCCGGGTGTAGCCCTGGGCCTTGCTGTTCTGGCGCTCGATCTCGTTGCCCAGGATCACCCCGACGAAGGCGCCCAGCACCGTGCCCAGGTCGCGGCCACCGCCCTTTTCGCCGAACTGGCGGCCCACCACGGCACCGGCCACGCCGCCGATCAAGGCGCCGCCGCCCGAGGTGGTCTGCGACGCGTGCACCGCGTCCAGGGAACTGACCACGCCGAACTCCACGTAGGGGTCGTTGCGCTGGCTGCGGCGGTCTTCGCGGTAGCCGCGGTGGTCGCGGCGGGAACCCGGGTCGGACCGCGATTCCGAGTACACCGGGGCGTTGTCCTGCACCACCGGGCGGTTGTGGTGCGCGCAAGCGCCCAGCAACAGGGCGGCGGAAACGATGGCAAGACGTTGGACGGTGGTGGACATGGTGTTCTCCTTGTTTCGAAGCCGGCGCATCGGGCCGCGCGGCCTCCTAACGCAACAGCATACGCAGGCGTTGATGGGCGTGCGCAAGCATTGCCGGCTTTTGCCGACTTGCAATCTTTCTTTACGTGCGCGTCAGGGCAAAGGAAGGGCTTGAACGCTGCCCACCAGGGTGAGTGCCTCGAACTCGTCGGCCAGCCGGGCGCTTTCGTCCACTGCGCGTTGCCAGCGCGCCACGCGTTGCGGCAGGTCGTCCGCGAAAGTCTTGAAGTCTTGCCGGTCGGGCAGCTTGGCGCCCGGCAGGCTGCGCACCCAGTCCGGGTGGGGTGACAGCAGCACCAGGTTGTCCAGCCACGCGCTGGCGCGGTGGCGGTGTTTCAGCGCCTTGTCCAGCCAGCCGGGCACCAGCTGTGGCTGGAAGTGCGGGTACAGCACCAGGCCCTCGCTCATGTGGGCGTAGGGCAGGTGCAGGTGGTAATCGGTGATGCCGCCGTCCCAGTAGGCGCCGGGCGGCGCACCGGGAATGTCATGCACCGCCTGCAGCCAGAAGGGGATGGAACAACTGGCCAGGATGGACGGTGCCAGGTTGGCAGCACTCAGGCCCACCTGCCGTGTGCGGTAGCCGTGCAGGGGCAGCGGCAGCGCATCCCGCGGGTCGGAGAACACCACCCGTTCCAGCCATGCACCCAGGGCGCGGCGGCTGGCCAGGTTGGTGAAGAAGGCACCGGCATAGCCCACCGGCGTGCGCCAGCGCCCTTCGCGCCGCAGCACCTGCCGGCCATGGCTGGTGAAGACATGCAGGCGAAAGCGTGGGTGCTTCAACACCTCGGCCTCACGACCGCCGAAGTGCGCCGCCAGGCCTTCGCCGAAGACGCGACTGACCAACGCCGCGCCGGGCCGCTGCCCTGCGGGCACGTCGTAATGCTGGTGGATGTAGTCCTGCGCCAGGCGCGCCAGGGCGGCGTCGGCGTCGTCCAGGCAGGCGCTGGCCAGGCGCCAGGCACCGATGCTGGCGCCCAGCAGGTGCACGGTCTGCGTGCTGCCGGGCAGCCAGCGACTGAAGATGAAGCGGTCCAGCGGGTTCAGCACCAGGCCCTTGGGGCCGCCCGCCGCGGCCGGGATGACACGAATGTCATCCGGTTGCAAGCCCCGTTCGGCCAGGCGCTGGCGCGCGCGCGGTCCGGCAAAGACCTGCAGGGCCTGCATCGCAGCAGCGTCTAGCGCTTGCCGCCCTGCAGCTTGGCGAAGGCGGCGGCCATCGCGCTGCCGGCGGCGGCCGGTTCCGGCGTGCGGCGCTGCGGCGCGCGCTGGTCGCGGCCCGCGGGACGGAAGTTGTTGTCCGCTTTCTCACCGCCGGGCTTGCCCACCGGCGCGTCCAGCTTCATCGTGAGCGAGATGCGCCCGCGCGCCAGGTCCACTTCCAGCACCTTCACCTTGACGATGGCGCCGGTCTTCACCACCTCGCGCGCGTCGTTGACGAACTTGCTAGACAGCTGGCTCACGTGCACCAACCCGTCCTGGTGCACGCCCAGATCGACGAAGGCACCGAAGGCTGCCACGTTGCTGACCGTGCCTTGCAGTGTCATGCCCGGCTGCAGGTCCTTGATGTCGTTGACGTCGTCATTGAAGCGTGCCACCTGGAAGTCCGGGCGCGGGTCGCGGCCGGGCTTTTCCAGTTCACCGAAGATGTCCTTCACGGTGATGGCGCCGAACTTCTCGTCGGCGAAGGCCTCGGGCTTGAGCGCCCGGATGACGTCGCTCTTGCCCATCAGATCGCCAATGCCACGGCCCAAGTGCGACAGCACGCGCTGCACCACCGGGTAGGTTTCGGGGTGCACGCCGCTGGCGTCCAGCGGGTTGTCGCCGTCGCGGATGCGCAGGAAGCCCGCCGCCTGCTCGAAGGTCTTGGGGCCCAGGCCCTGCACGTCCAGCAGTTGCTGGCGGCTGCGGAAGGCACCGTGGGCGTCGCGCCAGCGCACGATTGACGAAGCCACCGCGGCCGACAGGCCCGACACCCGCGACAGCAAGGGCGCCGACGCGGTGTTCAGGTCCACGCCGACGCGGTTCACGCAGTCTTCCACCACCGTGCCCAGGGTGCGGGCCAGTTCGCTCTGGTTCACGTCGTGCTGGTACTGGCCCACACCGATGCTCTTGGGGTCGATCTTCACCAGTTCGGCCAGCGGGTCCTGCAAACGGCGCGCGATGGACACCGCGCCGCGCAGGCTGACGTCCAGGTCGGGCAGTTCCTTGCTGGCGAATTCGCTGGCCGAATAGACCGATGCGCCGGCTTCGCTGACCACCACCTTGTCGATCTTCAGGTCCGGCGCGACGGATTGAACGCGCTTGATCAGGTCGCCCGCCAGCTGGTCGGTTTCGCGGCTGGCGGTGCCATTGCCGATGGCGATCAGGTTCACGCCATGGGAGGCCACCAGCTTGCCCAGGGCGTGAAGGCTGCCTTCCCAGTCCTTGCGCGGCTCGTGCGGGTAGACCGTGTGCGTGGCCAGCACCTTGCCGGTGTCGCTGACCACGGCCACCTTCACGCCGGTGCGGATGCCGGGGTCCAGCCCCATCACCACGCGCTTGCCGGCGGGCGCGGCCAGCAGCAGGTCGCGCAGGTTCTCGGCGAACACCTTGATGGCGGTGGCCTCGGCGGCTTCACGCAGGCGGGTGAACAGGTCGCGCTCCAGGCTGAGCGAAAGCTTCACCTTCCAGGTCCAGGCCACGGTCTTGCGGATCAGTTCGTCCCCGGGCCGCTTGCCGTGGGCCCAGCCCAGGTGGTGGGCGATGCGGCCTTCGGCCAGGCTGGGTTGTCCT encodes the following:
- a CDS encoding transcriptional accessory protein (PFAM: Tex-like protein N-terminal domain; S1 RNA binding domain~TIGRFAM: competence protein ComEA helix-hairpin-helix repeat region), giving the protein MLDKIVLQMAAELKVAPRQVKTAVELLDGGATVPFIARYRKEATEGLDDIQLRELEARLAYLRELEDRREAVLKSIDEQGKLTPELRAAIETVPTKQELEDLYLPYKPKRRTKGMIAREAGLEPLADRLFADPTLDPAAEAAAFINAEAGFADAFAVLDGVRDLLSERWAEDPALVKTLREWLWAEGLLQSRLAAGKDENHPDVSKFRDYFDYAEPIHKVPSHRALAVFRGRTLEILDAKLALDEELLPGQPSLAEGRIAHHLGWAHGKRPGDELIRKTVAWTWKVKLSLSLERDLFTRLREAAEATAIKVFAENLRDLLLAAPAGKRVVMGLDPGIRTGVKVAVVSDTGKVLATHTVYPHEPRKDWEGSLHALGKLVASHGVNLIAIGNGTASRETDQLAGDLIKRVQSVAPDLKIDKVVVSEAGASVYSASEFASKELPDLDVSLRGAVSIARRLQDPLAELVKIDPKSIGVGQYQHDVNQSELARTLGTVVEDCVNRVGVDLNTASAPLLSRVSGLSAAVASSIVRWRDAHGAFRSRQQLLDVQGLGPKTFEQAAGFLRIRDGDNPLDASGVHPETYPVVQRVLSHLGRGIGDLMGKSDVIRALKPEAFADEKFGAITVKDIFGELEKPGRDPRPDFQVARFNDDVNDIKDLQPGMTLQGTVSNVAAFGAFVDLGVHQDGLVHVSQLSSKFVNDAREVVKTGAIVKVKVLEVDLARGRISLTMKLDAPVGKPGGEKADNNFRPAGRDQRAPQRRTPEPAAAGSAMAAAFAKLQGGKR
- a CDS encoding putative outer membrane lipoprotein (PFAM: Rickettsia 17 kDa surface antigen) — protein: MSTTVQRLAIVSAALLLGACAHHNRPVVQDNAPVYSESRSDPGSRRDHRGYREDRRSQRNDPYVEFGVVSSLDAVHASQTTSGGGALIGGVAGAVVGRQFGEKGGGRDLGTVLGAFVGVILGNEIERQNSKAQGYTRVRVQLEQGGERQFNLSQSGDLRVGDRVRIENNQVFRM